The following DNA comes from Rosa rugosa chromosome 5, drRosRugo1.1, whole genome shotgun sequence.
AGTTCATCTCAAAACCACAGCAAAATTACCatgaacaaaaacaagaacactaAATTACTGATGTTATTATCACTATCTAACGCCACTATAATTTCGGCAAGATCTAGAAAGGCAGATGAGAGTCAAAACCACAGTACGGAGCAGAGATGCCAAAACCCTAAAAGCTATAAAAGCAAATTTGGTGAAAGCGCTTCCGTTTCAAACCAAATGAAAGAAACAAATTGAGGCAAGACTATCGGAAATGTCCACTACAACAAAATTTGAACAGGaaagaaatcgaatcaaacaagctgaaaatcctaaaaaaaaaatacataaaaaaatttaaaaaaaaaatcagaaaaacatATCGCgaaaagtagagagagagagagagagatgaagcaAGAGATATGGACCTGACTGACTAGGGCAAGACGATGGAGGCGAGCGAGGTTTGTGAagagttggagaagaagaagcactGTCTGCACAGGTTTAAGAGAATTGGGTGCGCTAGGGATATAATAGTGCTTTGATCTTTATGTTTGCTATATGAAATCCAAGTCACGGGTACTTACCTGGGCCGGGAGTTGGGCTAGTCTTACGCACAATGCTCAGGCCCAATATTTCTTTTGGGTCTCGAGACCCAAGATGGTTTTCTCTTATTCTATGCCAAGTATTGATTGTAGAATCATGACTAGAATCAATAAATCTTTGACTGGGAGAAGAAACAGAGAAGAGGGTCTAAAAAGAAGTTCAAGATAAGCAACACGAACAAGATCTTGAAGAAGTAGATCGTTTACAAGATTTGTGGTTAAAGGTAATTGACTTAGGGTCGTTTAGGCCTTCATAACCTGGTTTAATGCCACATGCAAACTTCTAAACAAGCGACTATTGTTTCGTTCTCTAGTCGAGTTTGTAACAATTCATATACTGAGGAAGTGAGGATACATATCACTCATTATTTGTGAAATGCATCTATTTTATACACCTGAGGCTTTATACAATTGACCGCTCTTGAATTCGCGTTCAAGAGTTGTAGTGTTACACACTCCCCGAACTCAGATGTTAATTTGCATacaggagtttttttttttctttaccttCTCTTTTAGTGAAGGAATGACATGCTCTGGGATGTTATATTCAACTGGGTTAAAACTCAATCCACTCCTCCGTCTTAGCTGGAGCAGAATTTGCCAAGAGGTAAGGATATCTATGAATCATGAACAACCCAGTTGCTGAAAGTAGGTTTCATTTAAGCTCGCAGTTCGTGTCCCAACCTTTTCTAATTGgcagggaaaaaagaaaaaccaaaaaaaaaaaaaaaagagaagaacatGTAGAAGAACAAAAGCATTTATCCCTATATACCATTCTCAGAACAAACTGGACTCCATTGGCATATTTTGCATGCCAAGTTTTTATTCCTATGGAGTAAACGTTACATATATCTATGAGAAAATTCCTTTTTATTCTAACTTTATTTTCCAACTCTATATCTTTTTTTCCTATATATCAGTGTTCCTCATCATTTATATGTGAAATTAAAGTAATCAATGAATTTATGCAAACATTATAGATTAAGCTGCCTCAGCTGCAATGTTGTCCTTGGCGTCGCCAAATATGCGCTGTCTAAAGTCAGTAACCATGAGAGGAAGTCCCTTTCTGAGAGACACAGTAGGCTCCCATCCGAGAAGCTCTTTTGCCTTTGAAATGTCTGGCTTCCTCTTATGGGGGTCATCTTCTGTGTTTGGCCTGAACTCTATCTTTGCATTGGGGTCTATGGTGTCCTGTACAACCTACACAAACAATGTAAATTTAGACATCAACACAAAATCAGTTAACAATTTGACGCGCGGTGGAATTGTTTGCTCTCCATACCTGAGCAAGTTCTAGCATGGTGAATTCACCAGGGTTGCCAAGATTGAAAGGTCCTACATGATTCCCTTCCATCAACCGCATTAGTCCCTCCACCTGTGATCAGACATTAGCATACACAACAAAATTCTAAGTAATACTACTGATATCTACCATGAACTTACAAGTTAGCAGACATACACACTAACATAACACTCTTACAAGCAATGACGGATCTAGAAATTTTTCTTTGTGAGAAAGGGATGCAGAAGCTCTAAAATAAACTTCAACGCTACCATCCTTACAAACTTATAACCTCATAACTGTACTTGAAGcaaaaagagaagaaatatACCAAGTCAGAAACGTATTGGAAACTTCTGGTTTGCTTGCCATCACCATAAACTGTTAATGGCTCCTTCCTTAATGCCTGAGTAATTCATAGACACATTGACATTAAATTTGTAGGTGGACAACAGTGTACATTGAAAATAAAGTTAATGATCGATCAGCAGATCATAGGTACAAAAATAACTATAGGAACTCACCTGTGCTACAAAATTGCTAACAACACGACCATCATCGATGCACATTCGTGGTCCGTAAGTATTGAAAATCCTGGCAATTCTCACCTGCGATTCATCATATACTTTTGTTTAGCTTATTGCATTTCACCGATAGGTTCTAGAAACAAATTACAGTGAAAAAAAATGTAACAGTAAACTCAAGTATCTGTAACCTCAATGCCAAGGCCTCTATGATAATCCATGCTCAATGTCTCTGCTGTGCGCTTCCCCTCATCATAACAGCTCCTTACACCTGCCAATCGGAATATAATCATGCAAAGAATCAAAATGTTAAAATTATACAACAAAACAAACCATTCTACAAACTTTAACAGGCttttattatcattattatCGTGGGTCTTAACTTCGTTGGTCTTCTTCATGAGTCATATAGAAGAAAGATTAAGCATTTTAAGGAAAATATTAATGAGAGATTACTCGAGTCAAAGTAGGTGAAATTAAGTCATGCTAGTGAAGATGGTTTACTTACCGATGGGGTTGACATTGCCCCAGTAGGTCTCAACCTGGGGATGCTGCAGAGGGTCACCGTAGACCTCGCTGGTGCTTGTGAGCAAGAAGCGTGCACCCACCCTTTTGGCTAGTCCAAGCATGTTCAATGTGCCCACCACATTCGTCTTGTGAACCACCAAGTCAAGGACCCCAACCATTAACATGTATCACATTTCATTCACCATAATCATCATTGGACATTACTTAtatttcacccaaaaaaaaaaataaaggctCACATTCGTCGTTACACATTTCTGGCTAACCCATATCTATTTTTTGTGGCTAATTATTTTTGATGTACGTAACTAACACATGACCAAAATATAAGAACAAAAAATCACCATAACATACCCCCCCCATTAAATTTCACACCAAACTTAGAAATGTATGTTGTGTTTTAATATTTAGTCATGCAACATAACCCATGCACCAACATTGTCACATGGTTTGTCCCGACCGCtcgaaattaaaaaaaaaaaaacttaaaacaaataagaaaaggATATAATAGTCTTGACCGGATTAAACTTGTAATGCACAGGAGAGGCAGGGCAGGCCAAGTGGTAGATTTGGTCAACCTCCAACAGAATCGGCTCAACGACGTCGTGTCTGATGAGCTCAAACTTGGGGTTTCCGAAATGGTGCGCCAGGTTCTCTTTCCGACCCGTAAAGAAATTATCAATGACGATCACACTGTCCCCTCTCGCAATCAAACGGTCCACAAGGTGGCTCCCAACGAACCCGGCCCCACCAGTCACCACAATCCTCTGGCTCTTCGATTTCAACCCCAGCGGCACTTTCCCGCCCACGTTCATCGACTCGAGACCCTCCAACAGAACCCGCCGGGTCGGCACGACAGACGACCCGGACGAGAAACTCGAGTCTCGGGTCGGGTCATGGAGGAGAGGGGAAGATAGCGAGGAGGATGCTAGCTCTGGGTTTGATAAGGGGAAGGCGGTGAAGAAGAGGGTGGCGATGGCAATGCCGATGAGGACGAAGAGGATGCGTTGCTCGCGAAGAATGTAGCGGATTGGGTTGGTGGAGAGGTTTCGAGGCTTGTTTTGCGGGGTTGATTCGAGGATGGGGGTGTCTTGTAGGTCTTCATTGTGGGTATGGTGGGTTCTATGAACTAACTGATCGGAGTTCATAGCTTCGGATACTATTTGGATGTGGCCGAGTTTTGGGATATGAGAGAAAAGGTTGAAagtgaaagagagagggaggaggaggagagtgtACGGTAATgtggagaaagagaagcaaaatTTTGGGGTGGAAGACACGAAGTGGTCGGTACAGGGGGACTTCCATGCATGAAAAATGGCCGTATAATCGTTCCAAGGCGCGTGCATCTTTTGTGGGGATATTGGCTGTTAAGGTAAACGTGCTTATTAATTACTATGGACGACCACTGGATGTGGAAATGTCAAAAGGTAATGTTTGGTATAGTTTGGTAATGTTTGGTAAAGTTTATAAAATGAGAAAGTTATTTTTGACCGATTTTATTACCCTAAGCCAACCCCTTAAATTCAGTGAAAGGGTTTTATCAAACTATGATTATGACATGCAAAATGTCTGCTCACTAAATGGATAATTTTTTAAGAAACTGTAAAAGACAAGTGAATTTGACggttgaaaataaatgcacagttttaagttgttataatttcagcttttaaatttaatacatgtggttaagATGTATTTGTCCCTAACAGTCCCTTAGATGAGCATAAATGATGACGGGGCACAATAATTTGTTATAATTTTAATGGTAAAAAACAATCTGAGCAAATAGTTAATTTCTCAATATAAAGTATTGTATAAGGCGATGCAAGCATACCATATTGGTTAATACTCAAAATTTTCAACTATAAAATTCTAGCTCTTGCAATGAAAACAAACTAATAGAAGATTTTGTCAGAATAAACGTGGTGATCGTACACTTTTGGCTATAATTTATGGGAGAAATATTTTGTAGAGACTAGTTATTGTGAGAGCATGTAACTGTTTTGTCAACTTTGTAGAATGCACTTTTATTATAGGTTGTACGGGTTGTCATTCCATTATCCTCATTTAATTTCCTCATATATAAGTCATGTGATGAGTTATTGTGTCGTCATTCCATTATCTTCATTtaattttctcatatataagtcACGTGATGAGTTATTGTGAGAACATATAATTATCTAATTGTcccaaatgaattttttttttcaataattgtTGTAAGGAACAATCTTGATATTTTTACCCTATGTTTTGGCGTGAGTTATCACTGTGAATCAAAGACCACAATTATAATGTTCTAACGCCCTATTCAACTAGTATAAGATGATTTTCTATGACAATATTTCTTCCcttgaataaagaaaacaatggTACATTCCAAAGTGCACAAACCATTAGATTacgaaaaagaaaatgtaaaaatgaGGCAATGAGTAAGAGAATTGCACAAGATAAGGGTTTTAGCAGGAAAAGAAAGATCGCGCATTTAGCTTCTTTACTTGAACCGCCCGGGATGGATGGCATTAAATCAACTAATTAAGCTTTGCACATTGCTCGTGAGTTTGATGCATTGATCTAAACAGTATTGCATCTCAAGCAAAGGCCTAATCCCATTGCAGGACATCTGGACAGTGCACATTAAACATTAAATCCCCCTAGTCCCAAGTCCCAACACAAAAATTTTATAGCAAACTACATATACCCCATTGATaggatttcaaaacacaaaaaactccacaacatttggttttgaacatttaaggacaaaagtttacacttaaggacaatatgctctccacttgccacatgtcatgagttaatttacttttttacccttaactacttatttTGATTTGTAATCAttttataaggattaaatcttacaaataatgACAatttgctctccacttgccacatgtcatgagttaatttacttttttaccctaaactactcattttgacttataatccctttatattactttttttttcgagaataatccatttatgttactttttcccccttaactactcattttgacttctaatccctttatattacttttttttctttttctgagattaatccctttatgttactttttttattttttatttctgagaataatatgtttatattactttttttttttcttgagaataatccatttatgttacttctcaaaagaaaaaaaatatatatatatctttcttcTATACGTTGCTAAGAGAATGAACTctcatctcatcgcctaatcctactattgcactcgtccaatcctgctactgcactcgctgcactcatactcgtcaatttttgctactgcacttgtactcgtgtccagttctgctactcatgttctgctactgcactcatcatcacctaatcctgctactgcactcgctgcactcatactcgtccagttctgctacttgtgttctgctactgcactcgtcatcgcctaatcctgctactgcacccgtccaatctgctactgcactcgctgcactcatactcgtccagttctgctactgcactcgtcatcacctaatcctgctactgcactcgctgcactcatactcgtccaattctgctactgcactcctactcgtccaattctgctactgcactcatgctcgtccaattctgctactgcactcgctgaactcatactcgtccagttctgctactgcactcgtccagtTCATGAAGAATATGTACTGCACacatagtagcacataacaataatatgtaCTTCACACATGCACATTATGAGTGATGGGATAGTGAAACAATAGAGATCCCACAGAAGTGAAAATCATATTTTAGGCTCCATGTTTGGTTTCAAACAAAATCTCCAACAACAATAAActaaacacagtagcacataacaacaataaactgcagaaagaaacttcaaataaacacagtagcacataacaacaataacacagtagcacagtagcacaaatacaacgataacacagtagcacataacaacaataaactaaacacagtagcacataacaacaataacacagtagcacagtagcacaaatacaacgataacacagtagcacaaatacaacgataacacagtagcacataacaacaataaactgcagaaagaaacttcaaataaacacagtagcacataacaacaataacacagtagcacagtagcacaaatacaacgataacacagtagcacaaaaccaaaaccaaaaccaaaaaccatgTCAGCCCTTGTGCTCAAAATGACCACAGCAACCTCTCCTATAAAACCCCACCCCCAAAATCTCCTCCTCCCCAATTGGGTCCGccctcgttctctctctcgctccTCCTTCACAACCACCCACCACCCAACAACCctccaaacccaaaaccaaaaccaaaaccaaaataagAATCTCAAATACAAGTGGTGGAGGATAACACCACCCTCCTCAAGTCTCCTGCTTGGCCCCAGATTCCGCGGCCCATATAAATGCCTGGCCATTtctccatcttcttcatctcctAGCGGCGGTCGCTCCGAGAATCAAGGAGAGGGTCTTATGGCCGATATGGGTTCCCAAACTGAGTGCTACTGCTTCCCCTGAATGCTACTGCTTCCCCTCAATCAATCTCAAACTAGCAGTAATTCATCTACAAAAATCCAATTCCAACCAAGCGAAAACTCAATTAAGAAACCATAAACTATAAACTATAAAGTAGCAGatcacacagtagcacataacagaTCAATTAAGAAACAAGTATTTCTATTCAAttaaccaaaaaacaaaatcaattgtatgcgcacacacaaaaaaaacaataagaaaCAACACAGAACAATATAATCAATATACCATTTTCAGAAGAGGCTACTACTTCCCCACACTCCAAACTGAGTGCTACTGCTTCCCCTGAATGCTACTGTTTCCCCTCAATCAATCTCAAACTAGCAGTAATTCATCTACAAAAATCCAATTCCAACCAAGCAAAAACTCAATTAGACCAAAAATTGGGCTCAATTAACCCTGCAAATACCTCCAGATTAAGCTCGTAAAACTCAaaaattgataaaatcaaaCAGAAACCAAAAGACTCCCACTTCCATACATTTCCactccaaaaaaagaaaacagtcCCAAAATGGATCGGGAACAGCAGAATTCCagagccaaaaagaaaaagaaaaaaaaaactaaggttTTGAGAGTTTCGAAAAATTCTAcctttttcttctgtttctgacgatcctctctctctctctcacagaatTACACTCTGCAATTTTAGAATAAGAGGCGAAGGTCGATTCCGGAATCAATTTGAGTGCTACTGGAGATTTTTTTTGCAGTGCTACTGCTTCGGAGATTCAAGCTAGATCCGTCGCCGTCGTCTTCGTGAATGGTGAGCGCATCGTCGCCGCCGGCGCGATTCAGATTGGAGTCAGTGGCGCAGGTCGATTCCGGAATCAAGCTGAGTGCTACTGAAGATTTTGCAGTGCTACTGCTTCAAGCCAGATCCGTCGCTGGAGAGAAATTCACGTTTGGGCTTTTTTGCGTTTTGTGTTTTGGGATTTCAGGTTTAGGTCGTTGGATTGTGGCAGTGGCATAAGcgtaaattttaataaaaactgAACATTTTAGTCATTTTGTAACATAATTCGCAGCCAGGCCCATTTATATTTGGTTTTGGACCTGAGcttgtgtccttatttgtataaaataAATTGAAGGTGGGTTTTCTATGTTTATATATTTGGTCAGGTGCTACTGTGtaattttctcaaaattttactctttttttttttgccttttccCTTTGCTTTCACAAACACAAAGGATGAAAGGATACTCTTCCAAGTTCAAAGAGTTGAGCCAAAACCGAGTTCCTATAAACAATAAATTTCTAGTGCTTCACAAATTCATTCCAAATCCAAATTCAGCCAATTCTTTGAAATACATTCAACTTTATGAACATAATACAACAAAAATTTCTATCTCGTAGCCAGGAATATCAATTTTGATTAGAACCACGAAGCAATATTACAGGGCATAAAAAAGAAGCAATGGCTACTGGGCCTCCTTTTGTCTTGGTGGTTGTCGATTCTTACTAGCCTCTCAAGGTCAGAGATCTGAAGGTTGGTGCAGTTCATTACAATAACCAAGCAGAGCAACAGCAGAGGATTGATGCTAGAACCACTAGAACCGTCTGATATCTTTAGGGGGCTTGAAATTGATAGGATGAGTTTCTGGAGTGGCATTTTCATCTTGTTTCCACATTTTGATCGTCTTGTCAGCTTCACAACTAACAAGCCTTGTACCAGTAACATCATAGGAAAGTGCATATATACCAGCTTCACTATCCAGTGAACCTGTAATAAAACATTTCTAGGTGTTAGCTACCTTCTTGCTACAGCCAAACCCCAAAAataatggaaaagaaaaatacatataGACAAAACACAACAACAAATATACCAGGCTGTACGATTGTTTGTGATTGCTGAAAATTGTGACCACTcttccaatcccaaaaccacAAGCTCCCATTGTCACCTTAAATAAAACAACCAGCAAACAATTAGAATTACCAGGTTTtatgaaaagaagaaacaactACTATCATCCTTATTGTACTAGCAGCTAATAATAAAAATAACCCATACCTCCAGTAGCCATAACTCCCTCCTCATTGATAGCCATCGCATTAATTATGGTTTTCTGCTGAGAGCTGCTCAAAGCATCAAATAAATTTAACAATTATTAACAATAATGAAAATCACTAGACAACTAATTCAGTTCACATAAAATTTACTATATGTAAAGATGTTAGGCAAATACTCACAGCATGTTGTGTAAAAATTCCCCTCTTGGAAGGCTGAATTTCTTAATGTTATCGGCTGATGCTGATGCAAAAGCATGCCTAGAGAACAGAACACATTTAGAAACAATAGCAAAGCATGCAATTTAAGAGGGCAGACACTGGCAGAATAAGTCATTCCATGATGTAAAAAAGTGCACATGTACTAGCACATACTCTTTAGGATGTTGCGCAATTGCACGTACAGATTTCTTATGGTGTGTGATGGTTGACATCGTTTTTCCTGCAGGAATATAAAGTGATGCTTAGATTTAGTtagaaagaaacaaaaccaaactaAAATGAGCTTGACTGCTCAAGTAAATGACAGAACAAGATTACCATATCGAAGGTCCCAGAACTTGATGGTTGAGTCGTGAGAGCCAGTAACAACTTGTGGATCCTGGAAATATCAGATAATAAAGTATAAGAAACAGTGTATTTATGAAGAAAAAAGTGCACCTAGAAATATATAACTGACAAAGAAAAGGCTTTTATCCCTATTTGTACGTCCAGCATGAAAATAGAAATTTAGAGTTACATTAAATTCTATTCTCTGCTACTTATATATCAGACGTGCTATAGGAAACGAATAAGATCCAAGGATTGCAGGGATCAAAATCCATATAGAATAATGTAAACTGAAGAACACAAAACGTAAACATTATGTAATCAGGGTGCAAATAAGGTTACAGAAAGCCCAAAACGAAAGAAAAACAGATCCAACTCAGTCAGATAACATTAGGAAAAGTAAAATTGAATTGTATAAACTTACGGCCATATGCATACTCTCACTACAATCAGAATATGTATAGGAATGAAAAAAGAATGAAGGACAAAAAGGATCTTCATACCGTTGGCCGAGTGAAAACCGAGCAAACCGTGTTATCATGCCCGGACAATGCATGAGCTTGCATCTTGCTACGAATATCCCAGACCTGAAAATATTATTACATCAAAGCAAAGATATTATCACTCTTGATACAAATTACAGTAATAATTTCACTCTGGCTTTCCTTCACTATGTTAGGTCATGATCTATATTGAACTGATACATACCCGGCATACTGAATCACGACCCCCAGTTAGTAATATATCGAGAGTGGGATGAATAGCCAAGCAGTAAACACCACTTAGATGACCATGGTATGAACGGATAACCTGCAAAAATTATATGTTGTAATAACCAGCATTATTTAAAGAACACATATTAAGCTCATAAAAAGTTAGTTTAATAGAAATTCCTACCTTGTTCTGCTCAAGGTCCCAGCATTTGACTTGTTTATCATCACCAGCAGAGAACATATAGGTATGCCTGCTGCTAACAGCAAGGCCTGCAAACACCAAAGCCCTTATTGTTACAACATAATTAGAGTTGACCAAAATCGCACTATGTCACCAGCAACAATTCAAGAGAAACTAACCTCGTATTTGCTCAATATGTCCTGTCAGTGTAAGCTGTAGTGTTCCGGTTCCTACATCCCATATCTGTCAACAAAATCAGAACAAACATACTCAAAAAGATATAAAATAAAGCAAATGTCATGAGATTTCCATGAAAGGGCaaagaataaataataaaaataaaactaatgGCTTCAATCTTACTGAAACATTTTAATCTCTACCTCATCCACTTGCATAACAACAAaagaccaacaaaaaaaaaattaaatggaggagataaaaaaagaaaaaggaaaagggcaacaacaaacaaaaaaaggGCAAGTGATCTTACAAAAAGTCCTAGAGAGGGGTCAGCCCTCTTTATGAGTTGCTTTATGGAAGAATTAACATGTGATCAACACATAATGCAACTCAGATAAACCAACTTGGATGAACAAGCATAAATTTCAATACCTTTATTGTACGATCTGCAGAGCCTGTACAAAACCACTTATTACTTGGATCAAAAGCAATAGAGCGTACCCATCCCAAGTGGCCGCTGATGACCTACACAACGAAAAGGAACAATTTCACGATGCTGTACAAGTGAATGCAACTCATATTCATCCAACAAAGAGGTGCACAGTCCAGGTCAGTCTTATCAACTTGTTAGACAAAAAACAGCCATTCAAAGGACAACAAAATGAAAACTAACCAAGGACCAAAAACAACAGAGGTGGGAACTGTTATAACATGAAATTTACTTTTGGTCCCTGATCATGTCCATCCAATAAGAAATTAGATATTACCCAGACATAAAAGTCCCACTGGTTTCCCTTCTCCAACTAAACAACTGCAAAATTCTTACCCTGTAAATCTTCCAGGGAGCATGCCACTCAGGACGTGGCCATCTACTGGAAATTCTTTCCATTATAGCTGATGTTGATGGGTTCctataaaatagaaaattaacAGTTATAGCGACAAATGAAATTATTTTCATAGTTGTAACATCATAATTAGAGAAAATGCAAGAAGATAGTATAAAGCATCATGCACCTTATAACGTTTAGAATTTCTACTGCCCTATAATATCTCAGCAAGAAAATAATAGAAACTTCAATCTTACAACACCTTGGAAGCATATAACTTAGTGCCAACTACTATAAGTCTAACCCTTCATGACAAAACATGCCTAAAACTGAACCTGAAAAGGTATTTGACCCAAAGGGACTGAAACCATTCTAAGCAGATTGATATTAAAGTATCAATATTACGTAGTAACAAATATTTTACTCTTCAAGTACATCCAACTCTGAATAATTTTGTCTTTGTAAAAATTCCTACGATTTACTTAACACTGCAGTTTTATATTTCTGTTAACTATAGCACAGCCAAGAAACGCATAATACGCTACTTATCCCAAGTGTTCAAAGCTATTACACATGAATTGCAGTCTGGAATGAAAAATAATGTAAAAGAAAGTAATCACCAGATTAACTTGGATACTATAAAGGCATCAACAATTTCAGAGAAGGACAAAGCTCAAACCTTTCATATGATCCTGGAGCAGAAACCACTAAAGTGCCTTTACCCGAAATTCCAATATTATTCCTGGCAATAAACAAGCACAAATCACATGTCACTACGTAATCAAATGTGTGTTGAGTTAGAAATCAGAATAAAAGCCATAAGCTCAAGCAACATTAAAACCTCCATAGAATCTAAAACATGATCAAAGATGTATAGTAGGACAACATGAAAATATATTTGAGAAGAGGGCAAATGATTGGCAGCATATAGCAATTAAACAACAAAtacaagagacatcgttggagGTCTACAATCTTCCTAAAGATAATGCAAAATAACAGAACTGgaaagcaagagagaaagagactACTTACGGTGCCTTTGGTGCAGATGGACCAACCACCAAAGCATTTTGAGCTGCTTCCATCTTTATATTTCTAGAGTCTACAAGACACACATGAATAGTTAAATATTCATCCAAGCAAAGATTTTATGGCAAGTTTCAGTGTCAAAAATACATATAGATGTAACCTCTCAACAAAACAACACTGAACATTCCCTATGTCCTCAAATCTAAAAGATCATAGAAATAAACTGTTTCTTTCATCAAGTATTGTAAAATTCCACCAGGTCATTGTAATTAAACTGTCTAAAACACATTATTTTCACATGGTTGGTCCAAGCTATGTTTCTTATTCCCTCGAAATTTTAATTACGACAAACAATACCTGGAAGGGCAAGGGCATTGGAAGGCCCCGATGGTCCCCGATTCGGAGCACCAGAATCAGCTGGGTGAGGGGGTTTCTGACTAGCAGTGGGTACAATTCCTCCATACTCGACGCTTATCTATAAATTCAATAAAATTCTTATTGCAATGCAACGTTTCACTTCACAGATTCAAAATGTGcaaaaaaataatacaaaaattCACTAACCTTGTGGCTC
Coding sequences within:
- the LOC133708090 gene encoding UDP-glucuronic acid decarboxylase 2-like, with amino-acid sequence MNSDQLVHRTHHTHNEDLQDTPILESTPQNKPRNLSTNPIRYILREQRILFVLIGIAIATLFFTAFPLSNPELASSSLSSPLLHDPTRDSSFSSGSSVVPTRRVLLEGLESMNVGGKVPLGLKSKSQRIVVTGGAGFVGSHLVDRLIARGDSVIVIDNFFTGRKENLAHHFGNPKFELIRHDVVEPILLEVDQIYHLACPASPVHYKFNPVKTIKTNVVGTLNMLGLAKRVGARFLLTSTSEVYGDPLQHPQVETYWGNVNPIGVRSCYDEGKRTAETLSMDYHRGLGIEVRIARIFNTYGPRMCIDDGRVVSNFVAQALRKEPLTVYGDGKQTRSFQYVSDLVEGLMRLMEGNHVGPFNLGNPGEFTMLELAQVVQDTIDPNAKIEFRPNTEDDPHKRKPDISKAKELLGWEPTVSLRKGLPLMVTDFRQRIFGDAKDNIAAEAA
- the LOC133708810 gene encoding protein pleiotropic regulatory locus 1, which encodes MPGPTLEMERVEPQSLKKLTSKSLKRTLDLFSPLHSQLAPPDPESKKIRMSHKISVEYGGIVPTASQKPPHPADSGAPNRGPSGPSNALALPDSRNIKMEAAQNALVVGPSAPKAPNNIGISGKGTLVVSAPGSYERNPSTSAIMERISSRWPRPEWHAPWKIYRVISGHLGWVRSIAFDPSNKWFCTGSADRTIKIWDVGTGTLQLTLTGHIEQIRGLAVSSRHTYMFSAGDDKQVKCWDLEQNKVIRSYHGHLSGVYCLAIHPTLDILLTGGRDSVCRVWDIRSKMQAHALSGHDNTVCSVFTRPTDPQVVTGSHDSTIKFWDLRYGKTMSTITHHKKSVRAIAQHPKEHAFASASADNIKKFSLPRGEFLHNMLSQQKTIINAMAINEEGVMATGGDNGSLWFWDWKSGHNFQQSQTIVQPGSLDSEAGIYALSYDVTGTRLVSCEADKTIKMWKQDENATPETHPINFKPPKDIRRF